The Leptospiraceae bacterium genome includes the window ATAGTGAACTTGTCAGGTCTGCATTTGAGTCGGCTCTCATGAACAGAGGAAGTCTCGAAGGTTACATTCATCATACTGATTCTGATAGAAGATATTGTTCGCATGAATATATAGAACTTCTGAACAATTCCAAAATACAAATTTCAATGTGTCTTGGTAATGCATATGAAAATGCACACGCAGAATCTTTTAATAAAACTATCAAGTATCAAGAGATAAATATCTCCTGTTATGCTGATAAAATTGAAGCAGCCAAAAGTATTTTTCAATTTATTGATCGGTACAATTCAATCAGACCTCATTCAGCTTTAGGAGGACTATCTCCTCTGCAATTTAAAAATAAACAAAAAATATGATTTTTTTCTTTACAGTTTTAGGGGGGCACTTCAAACTCATTTCATCTTTGGAATATTTCTGTCCTGCTTCTTTGTGTTTCCAGCCATAATTTGGTAACAATACTAGTGGAACAAATTTTATCGCTCTCGGTGATGGTTCTGTATGAAATAAAGTTGTTAATGATGTTGTATTTATTCGCTGAGATTTTAATTCCCATTCTGCTGCGTTTGGAATTGGTAGGTTATTTTCTGTTATCCCCAATAAATCTTCTAACGTGTTTCCAATTCCACCTTGATTTCCGTGTCTTGTATTCTTAATCCAACCAGTATTTGCAATTTTCTTTAATTCTTCAATTAATTTTTCTTTTGTATATATTTTCATTTTGTCGTACTGAATAATGATAAATACTCTGCTTTCGATGTTAAACAATTCATTCCATTTTCCTTAATCCTTCTTTCTGACATTTCACAATAGTCGGGAGATAACTCTATTCCGATATAATTTCTATTTAATGCTTTAGAGACTAATGCCGTTGTGCCGCTCCCAGAAAAAGGGTCTAATATTAGCTCTGCACTTGTAGAAGAAATAATTCTTTCTATTAAAGCTACAGGAAAAGGTGCAGGATGGAAGGTGTAATTAATTTTGTGTAAATATCTTTTACTCCGAAAATAAAAGAGGGTAAAGAATATGGCAAAAACAAAATCCAGAAAAGACGAGCTCCTTGAAGAGTTGATCAAGGAATACAAAAATCCTGAAGAATTGATCGGTGAAAATGGTCTTCTGAAAGAATTAACCAAAGCTATAGTCGAGAAGGCTATGCGGCAGGAACTGACCCATGAATTGGGTTATGAAAAACATTCTCGGCAAAATGGTGCCGGCAATTCCCGCAATGGTTTTTCGAAAAAGACTATCAAGGGCGATTTTGGAAACCTGGAAATCGACGTTCCCAGAGACCGGAATTCCGAATTTGAACCGAAGATAATCAAGAAAAACCAGACCCATTGGAATGGATTTGATGATAAAATAATTTCTATGTATGCGCGAGGAATGACGACACGCGACATCCAGGCTCATCTTCAGGAAATCTATCAGGTTGAAGTTTCTCCTGATCTGATCTCCACAGTAACAGATGGTGTAATCGAAGAAGTAGTAAAATGGCAGACCAGACCTATTGATTCAATCTATCCGATTATTTATCTTGATGCATTGAGGGTCAAAATTAGAGACGATGGTCAGGTCAAAAACAAGGCTGTTCATATGGCTATCGGCGTCAATATGAACGGTTTAAAAGAGGTTTTGGGCTTCTGGATTGAAGAAAATGAAGGATCCAAGTTCTGGCTCCAAATCCTGACTGAACTAAAAAACCGTGGGTTGCAGGATATATTGATTGCCTGTGTTGATGGACTTACCGGTTTTCCGGAAGCGATTAAAACTATTTATCCAAATGCCGAAGTTCAGCTTTGTATCGTTCATATGGTCAGAAATTCTCTGAAGTATGTTTCCTTTAAAAATCGAAAAGAGCTTTCATCTGACTTGAAAAAAATCTATCGTGCAGTGAACGTTGAGGAAGCAAAATTAAAACTTCAGGAATTTTCTAAAAAATGGGATTCAAAATATCCGATGATTTCAAAATCCTGGGAAAACAGATGGAATGAGATAATTCCTTTTCTTGCCTATCCGGCAGAAATCAGAAAAGTAATTTACACAACCAATGCAATCGAGTCTTTGAATATGACGCTTCGAAAAGTGATCAAAAACCGGGCTTCATTTCCCAATGATGATGCGGCAAAAAAACTGTTGTATCTGGCTCTGCAGAATGCATCAAAAAAATGGACCATGCCTATCCGGGATTGGGGTGCTGCGATTAATCAGTTTGCAATAAATTTTGAAGGGAGAATGGAAATTTAAACGGAAAAGGATTTTACACAAAATTTCCTACACCCTCGCAGGATGTTCATTTTTCATTTCTTGAGTAAATTCCCATACATCTCCAACAGCGTTTGCTTTTGGAACTAATTTAAATTTTGGTTTAGCGATCAAGTAAATTACTTCATAAGTTGGCAGAAAATATCCGGGATTAAAATTTATTCCTCCTTTTCTACGCCAAATTATAATTTGTCTCACAGGAAATCCATTCACTATATTTTGTCTATCTTGGAGTATACCATCCTGAACTCTCCATTTATGATTGTAAAAAATAGCTCCATCATCTTTTATCAATCGAAACATTTCAGTTAAACAATTACGCTGCCAAGCTTCATATTCATCATGGGGCATACAATCATCATAATGACTATACCCATTGATGAGTGCGGCTCCTGCCCATTTGCCGCTTCGACCATCTTTCATTCCATTGCCAGTTGAGTTTTTTAGATTATAGGGTGGAGAAGTAACAACTAAATCTAAGGATTCATCTGGCATTTCTTTCATAACTTCTATAGAATCCCCGCATATTATTTTATTGATAAAGTCTTTTGGATATTTTAAATTCTTTTTCAATATTTTTTCCTCCTCTATTTTCTTAAAAATTATTTTTAGTAAAAACTCAACGAGTTCAATTTTTCCGAAAAAGACATAATAATTTTACTCTAAAACAAAAATCATTTCTAAGGAAAGTATTTTTTAGCAAAACTATACAAGTTTAAATCTAGGTTTCTCTAGTTTATTTTGTTAGCTTGATACAAATATTTCTAAAACCAACATTTCTTGACCGAGAATGTGTCATGGGGGCAAGAAGTAGAAAGGTCTGAGCAAAAGATGGCACATAACTCACTTTAAAGTAATATTTTTCTATTCTTGCCTTCTGATATATGATAAAAAAATATCGCAATAGAAATAGATTTCTTTCTAAATTTACAGAAAAAGTCCTAAAATTGTACTAAACGTGTAATTCACCGAAAACGATGGAGATCCCACATTTTTGCACGAAAAGTGCAACATCTGCACTAAAAGCGAAAAATCAAAACCTCTAACGAAAAAAAAATCTAACTTCTCTATTTTTGTCACCATTCCACAGATTAGTTCCTACATTATTGGAAGAGTTTAGTTGTAAATTAGACTATTCAAGGAAGCCAAGTTGATTAAATAGCAAATGGCTATTCCAGCTGATCGTCACCTTGAAAAAGATTTTTGTATTTTTTCTTTTTAGGTAGAGTCAAGGGAATTGGCTTTGATTTTTTTTCTTCCACAGGTTCTACTGCCACCCCAAGATGGTCTTGGCAAATCTCAGTAGGAATTGTTCCTTTTACAAAATATTCATCAATAGTTTTAGTACATTGAACTCCCGGAAGTTTTCCAGAAATTGCACAAACTTTTTTTGTTATCACATTGATATCGCCAAAATCAAATTGTTTGGTTGACTCCCCCAACAATGCGTTCTGCATAAAGCGGCCCCAGATCGGTGCAGCTACAACACCTCCCGACATTCCTCTTCCAAGGCTAATTGTTCCGGTATCAAATCCAAGCCAAACAGAGCTGACGAGCTCCGGTGTATAGCCAACGAACCAAGCATCACGAAAGTTATTTGTTGTACCAGTCTTACCTGCGGCCGGTCTCCTTAATCCGTAAGAAAGCGCACTTTTTCCTGTACCTTTTCTAATAACGTCTTCCATCATAGAAGTCATTATAAAACTTACTTCAGGCGAAATAATTTGTTTTCTTGTCCGTTTATTGTGCTCAATACGAAAATCTTGAATTACTTTCCCTTTATCATCTGTAATGTATAATACACTAATCGGAAAGACCTCTTTCCCTTTGCTTGCAAAAGCAGCGTAAGCGCGAGTTAGCTCATAAGGAGTTACTT containing:
- a CDS encoding site-specific DNA-methyltransferase encodes the protein MALVNSFRRPFSPINSSGFLYSLINSSRSSSFLDFVFAIFFTLFYFRSKRYLHKINYTFHPAPFPVALIERIISSTSAELILDPFSGSGTTALVSKALNRNYIGIELSPDYCEMSERRIKENGMNCLTSKAEYLSLFSTTK
- a CDS encoding IS256 family transposase; protein product: MAKTKSRKDELLEELIKEYKNPEELIGENGLLKELTKAIVEKAMRQELTHELGYEKHSRQNGAGNSRNGFSKKTIKGDFGNLEIDVPRDRNSEFEPKIIKKNQTHWNGFDDKIISMYARGMTTRDIQAHLQEIYQVEVSPDLISTVTDGVIEEVVKWQTRPIDSIYPIIYLDALRVKIRDDGQVKNKAVHMAIGVNMNGLKEVLGFWIEENEGSKFWLQILTELKNRGLQDILIACVDGLTGFPEAIKTIYPNAEVQLCIVHMVRNSLKYVSFKNRKELSSDLKKIYRAVNVEEAKLKLQEFSKKWDSKYPMISKSWENRWNEIIPFLAYPAEIRKVIYTTNAIESLNMTLRKVIKNRASFPNDDAAKKLLYLALQNASKKWTMPIRDWGAAINQFAINFEGRMEI
- a CDS encoding site-specific DNA-methyltransferase — its product is MKEMPDESLDLVVTSPPYNLKNSTGNGMKDGRSGKWAGAALINGYSHYDDCMPHDEYEAWQRNCLTEMFRLIKDDGAIFYNHKWRVQDGILQDRQNIVNGFPVRQIIIWRRKGGINFNPGYFLPTYEVIYLIAKPKFKLVPKANAVGDVWEFTQEMKNEHPARV